A single Oryctolagus cuniculus chromosome 18, mOryCun1.1, whole genome shotgun sequence DNA region contains:
- the DPF1 gene encoding zinc finger protein neuro-d4 isoform X3, protein MNEIVARWAAERAAQAGLGPRAAAAAPRAGGGPAERAMATAIQNPLKSLGEDFYREAIEHCRSYNARLCAERSLRLPFLDSQTGVAQNNCYIWMEKTHRGPGLAPGQIYTYPARCWRKKRRLNILEDPRLRPCEYKIDCEAPLKKEGGLPEGPVLEALLCAETGEKKMELKEEEAALDCQKQQLLEFPHDLEVEDLEDDIPRRKNRAKGKAYGIGGLRKRQDTASLEDRDKPYVCDICGKRYKNRPGLSYHYTHTHLAEEEGEENAERHALPFHRKNNHKQFYKELAWVPEAQRKHTAKKAPDGTVIPNGYCDFCLGGSKKTGCPEDLISCADCGRSGHPSCLQFTVNMTAAVRTYRWQCIECKSCSLCGTSENDGASWAGLTPQDQLLFCDDCDRGYHMYCLSPPMAEPPEGSWSCHLCLRHLKEKASAYITLT, encoded by the exons ATGAATGAAATCGTAGCGCGCTGGGCGGCAGAGCGGGCGGCGCAGGCCGGGCTGGGCCCGCGCGCGGCGGCAGCGGCGCCCCGGGCCGGAGGCGGCCCAGCCGAGCGGGCCATGGCTACCGCCATTCAGAACCCGCTCAAGTC CCTAGGCGAGGACTTCTACCGCGAGGCCATCGAGCACTGCCGCAGCTACAACGCGCGCCTGTGCGCCGAGCGCAGCCTGCGCCTGCCCTTCCTCGACTCGCAGACCGGCGTGGCCCAGAACAACTGCTACATCTGGATGGAGAAGACCCACCGCGGGCCCG GTCTGGCCCCGGGACAGATCTACACGTACCCTGCCCGCTGCTGGAGGAAGAAACGGAGGCTCAACATCCTGGAGGACCCGCGCCTGCGGCCCTGCGAGTACAAGATCG ACTGTGAGGCGCCCCTGAAGAAGGAGGGCGGCCTCCCGGAGGGGCCGGTCCTCGAGGCTCTGCTGTGCGCCGAGACGGGGGAGAAGAAGATGGAGttgaaggaggaggaggccgcCCTGGACTGTCAG AAACAGCAGCTGCTGGAGTTTCCGCATGACCTggaggtggaagacctggaggatgACATTCCCAGGAGGAAGAACAGGGCCAAAGGAAAG GCATACGGCATCGGGGGCCTCCGAAAACGCCAGGACACCGCCTCCCTGGAGGACCGAGACAAGCCGTATGTCTGTGATA TCTGTGGCAAGCGGTATAAGAACCGCCCCGGGCTCAGCTACCACTACACCCACACCCACCTGgccgaggaggagggagaggagaacgCCGAGCGCCATGCCCTGCCCTTCCACCGGAAGAACAACCACAAAC AGTTTTACAAAGAATTGGCCTGGGTCCCCGAGGCACAAAGGAAACACACAG CCAAGAAGGCGCCTGACGGCACCGTCATCCCCAACGGCTACTGCGACTTCTGCCTGGGTGGCTCCAAGAAGACGGGGTGTCCAGAGGACCTCATCTCCTGCGCGGACTGCGGGCGATCAG GACACCCCTCGTGTTTACAGTTCACGGTGAACATGACGGCGGCTGTGCGCACCTATCGCTGGCAGTGCATCGAGTGCAAATCCTGCAGCCTGTGTGGCACCTCGGAGAACGAC GGTGCCAGCTGGGCGGGTCTCACCCCCCAGGACCAGTTGCTGTTTTGTGACGACTGCGATCGGGGTTACCACATGTACTGCCTGAGTCCCCCCATGGCGGAGCCCCCGGAAG ggagctggagctgtcaCCTCTGCCTTCGGCACCTGAAAGAGAAGGCCTCTGCCTACATCACCCTCACCtag
- the DPF1 gene encoding zinc finger protein neuro-d4 isoform X6, whose translation MNEIVARWAAERAAQAGLGPRAAAAAPRAGGGPAERAMATAIQNPLKSLGEDFYREAIEHCRSYNARLCAERSLRLPFLDSQTGVAQNNCYIWMEKTHRGPGLAPGQIYTYPARCWRKKRRLNILEDPRLRPCEYKIDCEAPLKKEGGLPEGPVLEALLCAETGEKKMELKEEEAALDCQKQQLLEFPHDLEVEDLEDDIPRRKNRAKGKAYGIGGLRKRQDTASLEDRDKPYVCDICGKRYKNRPGLSYHYTHTHLAEEEGEENAERHALPFHRKNNHKQFYKELAWVPEAQRKHTAKKAPDGTVIPNGYCDFCLGGSKKTGCPEDLISCADCGRSGHPSCLQFTVNMTAAVRTYRWQCIECKSCSLCGTSENDDQLLFCDDCDRGYHMYCLSPPMAEPPEGSWSCHLCLRHLKEKASAYITLT comes from the exons ATGAATGAAATCGTAGCGCGCTGGGCGGCAGAGCGGGCGGCGCAGGCCGGGCTGGGCCCGCGCGCGGCGGCAGCGGCGCCCCGGGCCGGAGGCGGCCCAGCCGAGCGGGCCATGGCTACCGCCATTCAGAACCCGCTCAAGTC CCTAGGCGAGGACTTCTACCGCGAGGCCATCGAGCACTGCCGCAGCTACAACGCGCGCCTGTGCGCCGAGCGCAGCCTGCGCCTGCCCTTCCTCGACTCGCAGACCGGCGTGGCCCAGAACAACTGCTACATCTGGATGGAGAAGACCCACCGCGGGCCCG GTCTGGCCCCGGGACAGATCTACACGTACCCTGCCCGCTGCTGGAGGAAGAAACGGAGGCTCAACATCCTGGAGGACCCGCGCCTGCGGCCCTGCGAGTACAAGATCG ACTGTGAGGCGCCCCTGAAGAAGGAGGGCGGCCTCCCGGAGGGGCCGGTCCTCGAGGCTCTGCTGTGCGCCGAGACGGGGGAGAAGAAGATGGAGttgaaggaggaggaggccgcCCTGGACTGTCAG AAACAGCAGCTGCTGGAGTTTCCGCATGACCTggaggtggaagacctggaggatgACATTCCCAGGAGGAAGAACAGGGCCAAAGGAAAG GCATACGGCATCGGGGGCCTCCGAAAACGCCAGGACACCGCCTCCCTGGAGGACCGAGACAAGCCGTATGTCTGTGATA TCTGTGGCAAGCGGTATAAGAACCGCCCCGGGCTCAGCTACCACTACACCCACACCCACCTGgccgaggaggagggagaggagaacgCCGAGCGCCATGCCCTGCCCTTCCACCGGAAGAACAACCACAAAC AGTTTTACAAAGAATTGGCCTGGGTCCCCGAGGCACAAAGGAAACACACAG CCAAGAAGGCGCCTGACGGCACCGTCATCCCCAACGGCTACTGCGACTTCTGCCTGGGTGGCTCCAAGAAGACGGGGTGTCCAGAGGACCTCATCTCCTGCGCGGACTGCGGGCGATCAG GACACCCCTCGTGTTTACAGTTCACGGTGAACATGACGGCGGCTGTGCGCACCTATCGCTGGCAGTGCATCGAGTGCAAATCCTGCAGCCTGTGTGGCACCTCGGAGAACGAC GACCAGTTGCTGTTTTGTGACGACTGCGATCGGGGTTACCACATGTACTGCCTGAGTCCCCCCATGGCGGAGCCCCCGGAAG ggagctggagctgtcaCCTCTGCCTTCGGCACCTGAAAGAGAAGGCCTCTGCCTACATCACCCTCACCtag
- the DPF1 gene encoding zinc finger protein neuro-d4 isoform X7 has protein sequence MGGLSARPTAGRTDPAGTCWGQDPGSKMATVIPGPLSLGEDFYREAIEHCRSYNARLCAERSLRLPFLDSQTGVAQNNCYIWMEKTHRGPGLAPGQIYTYPARCWRKKRRLNILEDPRLRPCEYKIDCEAPLKKEGGLPEGPVLEALLCAETGEKKMELKEEEAALDCQKQQLLEFPHDLEVEDLEDDIPRRKNRAKGKAYGIGGLRKRQDTASLEDRDKPYVCDICGKRYKNRPGLSYHYTHTHLAEEEGEENAERHALPFHRKNNHKQFYKELAWVPEAQRKHTAKKAPDGTVIPNGYCDFCLGGSKKTGCPEDLISCADCGRSGHPSCLQFTVNMTAAVRTYRWQCIECKSCSLCGTSENDGASWAGLTPQDQLLFCDDCDRGYHMYCLSPPMAEPPEGSWSCHLCLRHLKEKASAYITLT, from the exons ATGGGCGGCCTCAGCGCCCGCCCGACCGCTGGGAGGACCGACCCGGCGGGGACCTGCTGGGGGCAGGACCCGGGGAGCAAGATGGCCACGGTCATCCCCGGCCCCCTGAG CCTAGGCGAGGACTTCTACCGCGAGGCCATCGAGCACTGCCGCAGCTACAACGCGCGCCTGTGCGCCGAGCGCAGCCTGCGCCTGCCCTTCCTCGACTCGCAGACCGGCGTGGCCCAGAACAACTGCTACATCTGGATGGAGAAGACCCACCGCGGGCCCG GTCTGGCCCCGGGACAGATCTACACGTACCCTGCCCGCTGCTGGAGGAAGAAACGGAGGCTCAACATCCTGGAGGACCCGCGCCTGCGGCCCTGCGAGTACAAGATCG ACTGTGAGGCGCCCCTGAAGAAGGAGGGCGGCCTCCCGGAGGGGCCGGTCCTCGAGGCTCTGCTGTGCGCCGAGACGGGGGAGAAGAAGATGGAGttgaaggaggaggaggccgcCCTGGACTGTCAG AAACAGCAGCTGCTGGAGTTTCCGCATGACCTggaggtggaagacctggaggatgACATTCCCAGGAGGAAGAACAGGGCCAAAGGAAAG GCATACGGCATCGGGGGCCTCCGAAAACGCCAGGACACCGCCTCCCTGGAGGACCGAGACAAGCCGTATGTCTGTGATA TCTGTGGCAAGCGGTATAAGAACCGCCCCGGGCTCAGCTACCACTACACCCACACCCACCTGgccgaggaggagggagaggagaacgCCGAGCGCCATGCCCTGCCCTTCCACCGGAAGAACAACCACAAAC AGTTTTACAAAGAATTGGCCTGGGTCCCCGAGGCACAAAGGAAACACACAG CCAAGAAGGCGCCTGACGGCACCGTCATCCCCAACGGCTACTGCGACTTCTGCCTGGGTGGCTCCAAGAAGACGGGGTGTCCAGAGGACCTCATCTCCTGCGCGGACTGCGGGCGATCAG GACACCCCTCGTGTTTACAGTTCACGGTGAACATGACGGCGGCTGTGCGCACCTATCGCTGGCAGTGCATCGAGTGCAAATCCTGCAGCCTGTGTGGCACCTCGGAGAACGAC GGTGCCAGCTGGGCGGGTCTCACCCCCCAGGACCAGTTGCTGTTTTGTGACGACTGCGATCGGGGTTACCACATGTACTGCCTGAGTCCCCCCATGGCGGAGCCCCCGGAAG ggagctggagctgtcaCCTCTGCCTTCGGCACCTGAAAGAGAAGGCCTCTGCCTACATCACCCTCACCtag
- the DPF1 gene encoding zinc finger protein neuro-d4 isoform X8, which produces MGGLSARPTAGRTDPAGTCWGQDPGSKMATVIPGPLSLGEDFYREAIEHCRSYNARLCAERSLRLPFLDSQTGVAQNNCYIWMEKTHRGPGLAPGQIYTYPARCWRKKRRLNILEDPRLRPCEYKIDCEAPLKKEGGLPEGPVLEALLCAETGEKKMELKEEEAALDCQKQQLLEFPHDLEVEDLEDDIPRRKNRAKGKAYGIGGLRKRQDTASLEDRDKPYVCDICGKRYKNRPGLSYHYTHTHLAEEEGEENAERHALPFHRKNNHKQFYKELAWVPEAQRKHTAKKAPDGTVIPNGYCDFCLGGSKKTGCPEDLISCADCGRSGHPSCLQFTVNMTAAVRTYRWQCIECKSCSLCGTSENDDQLLFCDDCDRGYHMYCLSPPMAEPPEGSWSCHLCLRHLKEKASAYITLT; this is translated from the exons ATGGGCGGCCTCAGCGCCCGCCCGACCGCTGGGAGGACCGACCCGGCGGGGACCTGCTGGGGGCAGGACCCGGGGAGCAAGATGGCCACGGTCATCCCCGGCCCCCTGAG CCTAGGCGAGGACTTCTACCGCGAGGCCATCGAGCACTGCCGCAGCTACAACGCGCGCCTGTGCGCCGAGCGCAGCCTGCGCCTGCCCTTCCTCGACTCGCAGACCGGCGTGGCCCAGAACAACTGCTACATCTGGATGGAGAAGACCCACCGCGGGCCCG GTCTGGCCCCGGGACAGATCTACACGTACCCTGCCCGCTGCTGGAGGAAGAAACGGAGGCTCAACATCCTGGAGGACCCGCGCCTGCGGCCCTGCGAGTACAAGATCG ACTGTGAGGCGCCCCTGAAGAAGGAGGGCGGCCTCCCGGAGGGGCCGGTCCTCGAGGCTCTGCTGTGCGCCGAGACGGGGGAGAAGAAGATGGAGttgaaggaggaggaggccgcCCTGGACTGTCAG AAACAGCAGCTGCTGGAGTTTCCGCATGACCTggaggtggaagacctggaggatgACATTCCCAGGAGGAAGAACAGGGCCAAAGGAAAG GCATACGGCATCGGGGGCCTCCGAAAACGCCAGGACACCGCCTCCCTGGAGGACCGAGACAAGCCGTATGTCTGTGATA TCTGTGGCAAGCGGTATAAGAACCGCCCCGGGCTCAGCTACCACTACACCCACACCCACCTGgccgaggaggagggagaggagaacgCCGAGCGCCATGCCCTGCCCTTCCACCGGAAGAACAACCACAAAC AGTTTTACAAAGAATTGGCCTGGGTCCCCGAGGCACAAAGGAAACACACAG CCAAGAAGGCGCCTGACGGCACCGTCATCCCCAACGGCTACTGCGACTTCTGCCTGGGTGGCTCCAAGAAGACGGGGTGTCCAGAGGACCTCATCTCCTGCGCGGACTGCGGGCGATCAG GACACCCCTCGTGTTTACAGTTCACGGTGAACATGACGGCGGCTGTGCGCACCTATCGCTGGCAGTGCATCGAGTGCAAATCCTGCAGCCTGTGTGGCACCTCGGAGAACGAC GACCAGTTGCTGTTTTGTGACGACTGCGATCGGGGTTACCACATGTACTGCCTGAGTCCCCCCATGGCGGAGCCCCCGGAAG ggagctggagctgtcaCCTCTGCCTTCGGCACCTGAAAGAGAAGGCCTCTGCCTACATCACCCTCACCtag
- the DPF1 gene encoding zinc finger protein neuro-d4 isoform X4, translating into MGPGVFFVRFILWASPELEACVSPRLGAPWRRVPPPHPSLGPGGASLGEDFYREAIEHCRSYNARLCAERSLRLPFLDSQTGVAQNNCYIWMEKTHRGPGLAPGQIYTYPARCWRKKRRLNILEDPRLRPCEYKIDCEAPLKKEGGLPEGPVLEALLCAETGEKKMELKEEEAALDCQKQQLLEFPHDLEVEDLEDDIPRRKNRAKGKAYGIGGLRKRQDTASLEDRDKPYVCDICGKRYKNRPGLSYHYTHTHLAEEEGEENAERHALPFHRKNNHKQFYKELAWVPEAQRKHTAKKAPDGTVIPNGYCDFCLGGSKKTGCPEDLISCADCGRSGHPSCLQFTVNMTAAVRTYRWQCIECKSCSLCGTSENDGASWAGLTPQDQLLFCDDCDRGYHMYCLSPPMAEPPEGSWSCHLCLRHLKEKASAYITLT; encoded by the exons ATGGGTCCTGGTGTATTTTTTGTCCGTTTTATATTGTGGGCATCTCCTGAGCTGGAGGCCTGCGTAAGCCCCAGACTGGGGGCCCCTTGGCGCCGTgtcccgcccccccaccccagcctgggtcCAGGAGGGGCGAG CCTAGGCGAGGACTTCTACCGCGAGGCCATCGAGCACTGCCGCAGCTACAACGCGCGCCTGTGCGCCGAGCGCAGCCTGCGCCTGCCCTTCCTCGACTCGCAGACCGGCGTGGCCCAGAACAACTGCTACATCTGGATGGAGAAGACCCACCGCGGGCCCG GTCTGGCCCCGGGACAGATCTACACGTACCCTGCCCGCTGCTGGAGGAAGAAACGGAGGCTCAACATCCTGGAGGACCCGCGCCTGCGGCCCTGCGAGTACAAGATCG ACTGTGAGGCGCCCCTGAAGAAGGAGGGCGGCCTCCCGGAGGGGCCGGTCCTCGAGGCTCTGCTGTGCGCCGAGACGGGGGAGAAGAAGATGGAGttgaaggaggaggaggccgcCCTGGACTGTCAG AAACAGCAGCTGCTGGAGTTTCCGCATGACCTggaggtggaagacctggaggatgACATTCCCAGGAGGAAGAACAGGGCCAAAGGAAAG GCATACGGCATCGGGGGCCTCCGAAAACGCCAGGACACCGCCTCCCTGGAGGACCGAGACAAGCCGTATGTCTGTGATA TCTGTGGCAAGCGGTATAAGAACCGCCCCGGGCTCAGCTACCACTACACCCACACCCACCTGgccgaggaggagggagaggagaacgCCGAGCGCCATGCCCTGCCCTTCCACCGGAAGAACAACCACAAAC AGTTTTACAAAGAATTGGCCTGGGTCCCCGAGGCACAAAGGAAACACACAG CCAAGAAGGCGCCTGACGGCACCGTCATCCCCAACGGCTACTGCGACTTCTGCCTGGGTGGCTCCAAGAAGACGGGGTGTCCAGAGGACCTCATCTCCTGCGCGGACTGCGGGCGATCAG GACACCCCTCGTGTTTACAGTTCACGGTGAACATGACGGCGGCTGTGCGCACCTATCGCTGGCAGTGCATCGAGTGCAAATCCTGCAGCCTGTGTGGCACCTCGGAGAACGAC GGTGCCAGCTGGGCGGGTCTCACCCCCCAGGACCAGTTGCTGTTTTGTGACGACTGCGATCGGGGTTACCACATGTACTGCCTGAGTCCCCCCATGGCGGAGCCCCCGGAAG ggagctggagctgtcaCCTCTGCCTTCGGCACCTGAAAGAGAAGGCCTCTGCCTACATCACCCTCACCtag
- the DPF1 gene encoding zinc finger protein neuro-d4 isoform X1: MSHPCRAVKWLVWLVVLSHSSRARDTNAGGQRAVTREATLSRATLGEDFYREAIEHCRSYNARLCAERSLRLPFLDSQTGVAQNNCYIWMEKTHRGPGLAPGQIYTYPARCWRKKRRLNILEDPRLRPCEYKIDCEAPLKKEGGLPEGPVLEALLCAETGEKKMELKEEEAALDCQKQQLLEFPHDLEVEDLEDDIPRRKNRAKGKAYGIGGLRKRQDTASLEDRDKPYVCDICGKRYKNRPGLSYHYTHTHLAEEEGEENAERHALPFHRKNNHKQFYKELAWVPEAQRKHTAKKAPDGTVIPNGYCDFCLGGSKKTGCPEDLISCADCGRSGHPSCLQFTVNMTAAVRTYRWQCIECKSCSLCGTSENDGASWAGLTPQDQLLFCDDCDRGYHMYCLSPPMAEPPEGSWSCHLCLRHLKEKASAYITLT; the protein is encoded by the exons CCTAGGCGAGGACTTCTACCGCGAGGCCATCGAGCACTGCCGCAGCTACAACGCGCGCCTGTGCGCCGAGCGCAGCCTGCGCCTGCCCTTCCTCGACTCGCAGACCGGCGTGGCCCAGAACAACTGCTACATCTGGATGGAGAAGACCCACCGCGGGCCCG GTCTGGCCCCGGGACAGATCTACACGTACCCTGCCCGCTGCTGGAGGAAGAAACGGAGGCTCAACATCCTGGAGGACCCGCGCCTGCGGCCCTGCGAGTACAAGATCG ACTGTGAGGCGCCCCTGAAGAAGGAGGGCGGCCTCCCGGAGGGGCCGGTCCTCGAGGCTCTGCTGTGCGCCGAGACGGGGGAGAAGAAGATGGAGttgaaggaggaggaggccgcCCTGGACTGTCAG AAACAGCAGCTGCTGGAGTTTCCGCATGACCTggaggtggaagacctggaggatgACATTCCCAGGAGGAAGAACAGGGCCAAAGGAAAG GCATACGGCATCGGGGGCCTCCGAAAACGCCAGGACACCGCCTCCCTGGAGGACCGAGACAAGCCGTATGTCTGTGATA TCTGTGGCAAGCGGTATAAGAACCGCCCCGGGCTCAGCTACCACTACACCCACACCCACCTGgccgaggaggagggagaggagaacgCCGAGCGCCATGCCCTGCCCTTCCACCGGAAGAACAACCACAAAC AGTTTTACAAAGAATTGGCCTGGGTCCCCGAGGCACAAAGGAAACACACAG CCAAGAAGGCGCCTGACGGCACCGTCATCCCCAACGGCTACTGCGACTTCTGCCTGGGTGGCTCCAAGAAGACGGGGTGTCCAGAGGACCTCATCTCCTGCGCGGACTGCGGGCGATCAG GACACCCCTCGTGTTTACAGTTCACGGTGAACATGACGGCGGCTGTGCGCACCTATCGCTGGCAGTGCATCGAGTGCAAATCCTGCAGCCTGTGTGGCACCTCGGAGAACGAC GGTGCCAGCTGGGCGGGTCTCACCCCCCAGGACCAGTTGCTGTTTTGTGACGACTGCGATCGGGGTTACCACATGTACTGCCTGAGTCCCCCCATGGCGGAGCCCCCGGAAG ggagctggagctgtcaCCTCTGCCTTCGGCACCTGAAAGAGAAGGCCTCTGCCTACATCACCCTCACCtag
- the DPF1 gene encoding zinc finger protein neuro-d4 isoform X9, which produces MEKTHRGPGLAPGQIYTYPARCWRKKRRLNILEDPRLRPCEYKIDCEAPLKKEGGLPEGPVLEALLCAETGEKKMELKEEEAALDCQKQQLLEFPHDLEVEDLEDDIPRRKNRAKGKAYGIGGLRKRQDTASLEDRDKPYVCDICGKRYKNRPGLSYHYTHTHLAEEEGEENAERHALPFHRKNNHKQFYKELAWVPEAQRKHTAKKAPDGTVIPNGYCDFCLGGSKKTGCPEDLISCADCGRSGHPSCLQFTVNMTAAVRTYRWQCIECKSCSLCGTSENDGASWAGLTPQDQLLFCDDCDRGYHMYCLSPPMAEPPEGSWSCHLCLRHLKEKASAYITLT; this is translated from the exons ATGGAGAAGACCCACCGCGGGCCCG GTCTGGCCCCGGGACAGATCTACACGTACCCTGCCCGCTGCTGGAGGAAGAAACGGAGGCTCAACATCCTGGAGGACCCGCGCCTGCGGCCCTGCGAGTACAAGATCG ACTGTGAGGCGCCCCTGAAGAAGGAGGGCGGCCTCCCGGAGGGGCCGGTCCTCGAGGCTCTGCTGTGCGCCGAGACGGGGGAGAAGAAGATGGAGttgaaggaggaggaggccgcCCTGGACTGTCAG AAACAGCAGCTGCTGGAGTTTCCGCATGACCTggaggtggaagacctggaggatgACATTCCCAGGAGGAAGAACAGGGCCAAAGGAAAG GCATACGGCATCGGGGGCCTCCGAAAACGCCAGGACACCGCCTCCCTGGAGGACCGAGACAAGCCGTATGTCTGTGATA TCTGTGGCAAGCGGTATAAGAACCGCCCCGGGCTCAGCTACCACTACACCCACACCCACCTGgccgaggaggagggagaggagaacgCCGAGCGCCATGCCCTGCCCTTCCACCGGAAGAACAACCACAAAC AGTTTTACAAAGAATTGGCCTGGGTCCCCGAGGCACAAAGGAAACACACAG CCAAGAAGGCGCCTGACGGCACCGTCATCCCCAACGGCTACTGCGACTTCTGCCTGGGTGGCTCCAAGAAGACGGGGTGTCCAGAGGACCTCATCTCCTGCGCGGACTGCGGGCGATCAG GACACCCCTCGTGTTTACAGTTCACGGTGAACATGACGGCGGCTGTGCGCACCTATCGCTGGCAGTGCATCGAGTGCAAATCCTGCAGCCTGTGTGGCACCTCGGAGAACGAC GGTGCCAGCTGGGCGGGTCTCACCCCCCAGGACCAGTTGCTGTTTTGTGACGACTGCGATCGGGGTTACCACATGTACTGCCTGAGTCCCCCCATGGCGGAGCCCCCGGAAG ggagctggagctgtcaCCTCTGCCTTCGGCACCTGAAAGAGAAGGCCTCTGCCTACATCACCCTCACCtag
- the DPF1 gene encoding zinc finger protein neuro-d4 isoform X2: MEKTHRGPGLAPGQIYTYPARCWRKKRRLNILEDPRLRPCEYKIDCEAPLKKEGGLPEGPVLEALLCAETGEKKMELKEEEAALDCQKQQLLEFPHDLEVEDLEDDIPRRKNRAKGKAYGIGGLRKRQDTASLEDRDKPYVCDICGKRYKNRPGLSYHYTHTHLAEEEGEENAERHALPFHRKNNHKQFYKELAWVPEAQRKHTAKKAPDGTVIPNGYCDFCLGGSKKTGCPEDLISCADCGRSGHPSCLQFTVNMTAAVRTYRWQCIECKSCSLCGTSENDDQLLFCDDCDRGYHMYCLSPPMAEPPEGSWSCHLCLRHLKEKASAYITLT; this comes from the exons ATGGAGAAGACCCACCGCGGGCCCG GTCTGGCCCCGGGACAGATCTACACGTACCCTGCCCGCTGCTGGAGGAAGAAACGGAGGCTCAACATCCTGGAGGACCCGCGCCTGCGGCCCTGCGAGTACAAGATCG ACTGTGAGGCGCCCCTGAAGAAGGAGGGCGGCCTCCCGGAGGGGCCGGTCCTCGAGGCTCTGCTGTGCGCCGAGACGGGGGAGAAGAAGATGGAGttgaaggaggaggaggccgcCCTGGACTGTCAG AAACAGCAGCTGCTGGAGTTTCCGCATGACCTggaggtggaagacctggaggatgACATTCCCAGGAGGAAGAACAGGGCCAAAGGAAAG GCATACGGCATCGGGGGCCTCCGAAAACGCCAGGACACCGCCTCCCTGGAGGACCGAGACAAGCCGTATGTCTGTGATA TCTGTGGCAAGCGGTATAAGAACCGCCCCGGGCTCAGCTACCACTACACCCACACCCACCTGgccgaggaggagggagaggagaacgCCGAGCGCCATGCCCTGCCCTTCCACCGGAAGAACAACCACAAAC AGTTTTACAAAGAATTGGCCTGGGTCCCCGAGGCACAAAGGAAACACACAG CCAAGAAGGCGCCTGACGGCACCGTCATCCCCAACGGCTACTGCGACTTCTGCCTGGGTGGCTCCAAGAAGACGGGGTGTCCAGAGGACCTCATCTCCTGCGCGGACTGCGGGCGATCAG GACACCCCTCGTGTTTACAGTTCACGGTGAACATGACGGCGGCTGTGCGCACCTATCGCTGGCAGTGCATCGAGTGCAAATCCTGCAGCCTGTGTGGCACCTCGGAGAACGAC GACCAGTTGCTGTTTTGTGACGACTGCGATCGGGGTTACCACATGTACTGCCTGAGTCCCCCCATGGCGGAGCCCCCGGAAG ggagctggagctgtcaCCTCTGCCTTCGGCACCTGAAAGAGAAGGCCTCTGCCTACATCACCCTCACCtag